Proteins encoded within one genomic window of Formosa agariphila KMM 3901:
- a CDS encoding DUF3822 family protein has product METGQKHMATTNSSLHTNTHKELSIQISLSGLSFCILNLNTQHVDVLKHQAFKKYETPYQLLEHVQALFANEDCLNQEFDTIQIIHTNELSTLVPRPLFSEEYLADYLKFNSKILKSDFITFDAIDINDSLNVYVPYVNINNYIYEQFGEFTYKHFSTVLIESVLQIEKNTDEPKLYIHINSRHFEILSVDSGALQFYNTFEYSSKEDFIYYLLFTIEQLHLNPETIKLVFVGDILKNSELYNIAYEYVRHISFGLHKNKFTFNHQPQTQHAEFIILNSF; this is encoded by the coding sequence ATGGAAACTGGCCAAAAACATATGGCGACGACGAATAGTAGTTTACATACCAATACACATAAAGAATTGTCCATTCAAATTAGTTTGAGTGGACTTTCTTTTTGTATCTTAAATTTAAATACACAACATGTTGATGTTTTAAAACATCAAGCTTTTAAAAAATACGAAACCCCGTATCAATTATTAGAACATGTACAAGCTTTGTTTGCAAACGAAGACTGCCTCAATCAAGAGTTCGATACTATTCAAATTATTCACACAAACGAATTATCTACGCTTGTTCCTAGACCTCTATTCAGTGAAGAGTATTTAGCCGATTATCTAAAGTTTAACTCCAAAATTTTAAAATCGGATTTTATAACTTTTGATGCCATTGACATTAATGATAGTCTTAATGTTTACGTACCTTATGTAAATATTAATAATTATATATACGAGCAGTTTGGTGAATTTACCTATAAACATTTTTCGACAGTTTTAATTGAAAGTGTCTTACAAATTGAAAAAAACACCGACGAACCTAAATTATATATACATATTAATTCGCGACATTTCGAGATTTTAAGTGTAGATTCTGGTGCATTACAATTTTATAATACTTTTGAATACAGTAGTAAAGAAGATTTTATTTATTACTTACTCTTTACAATAGAACAATTACACTTAAACCCTGAAACTATTAAACTGGTTTTCGTGGGCGATATATTAAAAAACAGCGAATTATATAATATTGCCTATGAATATGTTCGACATATTTCCTTTGGGCTACATAAAAATAAATTCACTTTTAATCACCAACCACAAACTCAACATGCCGAGTTTATCATTTTAAATAGTTTTTAA